A genomic segment from Lutibacter sp. A80 encodes:
- a CDS encoding DUF3124 domain-containing protein has product MEFQIYNLKVVKKLVLFLSICMFLFSCQEKKEFSSIEPNNWSKRTVDLNNKDSLVSGKTYLSVYSQIYSSSEDRTHNLTVTVSMKNINLNDTIYVEKANYYDTKGNLIRTYFDKDIFIAPLETVEIIIDEVDQHGGTGANFVFSWKKEKQTNDPHFESIMISTFGQQGLSFTSQGIKLE; this is encoded by the coding sequence ATGGAATTTCAAATATATAATTTGAAGGTTGTAAAAAAATTAGTGCTTTTTTTAAGTATTTGTATGTTTCTTTTTTCTTGTCAAGAAAAAAAAGAATTCAGTTCAATAGAACCAAATAATTGGAGTAAAAGAACTGTAGACTTAAATAACAAAGATTCTTTAGTGTCAGGTAAAACATATTTGTCTGTATATTCTCAAATATACAGTAGTTCTGAAGATAGAACGCATAATTTAACTGTTACAGTTAGTATGAAAAATATTAATTTAAACGATACTATTTATGTAGAAAAAGCTAATTATTATGATACCAAAGGGAATTTAATTAGAACATATTTTGATAAAGATATTTTTATAGCACCTTTAGAAACTGTTGAAATTATTATAGATGAAGTTGATCAGCATGGTGGTACAGGAGCCAATTTTGTTTTTAGTTGGAAAAAGGAAAAACAAACTAACGATCCTCATTTTGAGAGTATTATGATTTCTACTTTTGGACAACAAGGTTTATCTTTTACATCACAAGGAATAAAATTAGAATAA
- the rmuC gene encoding DNA recombination protein RmuC, whose amino-acid sequence MNILFIYSLIAVVFFIIGYIISNLITKNKYQKITSALEIKHQLLLEEKETNNQLINQLNIDKLALSNEKHEIDLQLTQKVSELKNLKEKLQENKQEIEKLQEKFSKDFELLASKILEEKSSKFTEQNKENIKNILSPLQEKIQDFEKKVENTHKESIDYHAALRQQIVGLKEMNLQMSKETLNLTKALKGDSKTQGNWGELVLERVLEKSGLEKDREYFIQQSFTNAEGKRILPDVVIHLPDNKKMIIDSKVSLTAYEQYINTDNPTDKEQAITAHVNSLKRHITHLSEKNYQDIYQIDSPNFVLLFIPIEPAFAVALNSDNQLYNKAFEKNIVIVTPTTLLATLRTIDSMWNNEKQQRNAIEIALQAGRLFDQFVNLTNDLIKVGTQLKTVQGSYDTTMKKLTGKGNLVKKLEKIKKLGATGSKNFNEKLLERALDDED is encoded by the coding sequence ATGAATATACTTTTTATCTACAGTTTAATAGCAGTTGTGTTTTTTATAATTGGATATATAATTAGTAATTTAATTACTAAAAACAAATATCAAAAAATCACTTCAGCATTAGAAATAAAACATCAACTTTTACTTGAGGAAAAAGAAACTAATAATCAATTAATCAATCAATTAAATATTGACAAACTAGCATTATCTAATGAAAAACACGAAATAGATTTACAGCTTACCCAAAAGGTTTCAGAACTCAAAAATTTAAAAGAAAAACTACAAGAAAACAAACAAGAAATTGAAAAATTACAAGAAAAATTTTCAAAAGATTTTGAATTATTAGCTTCAAAAATTTTAGAAGAAAAATCATCAAAGTTTACAGAACAGAATAAAGAAAATATTAAAAATATTTTAAGTCCTTTACAAGAAAAAATTCAAGATTTTGAGAAAAAAGTTGAAAATACACATAAGGAAAGTATAGACTATCATGCTGCTTTACGTCAACAAATAGTTGGACTAAAGGAAATGAATTTACAAATGAGTAAGGAAACTTTAAATTTAACAAAAGCTTTAAAAGGTGATAGTAAAACGCAAGGGAATTGGGGAGAATTGGTATTAGAACGCGTTTTAGAAAAATCTGGTCTAGAAAAAGATAGAGAATACTTTATACAACAAAGTTTTACAAACGCTGAAGGAAAACGAATTTTACCTGATGTAGTTATCCATTTACCAGACAATAAAAAAATGATTATTGATTCTAAAGTATCATTAACTGCTTACGAACAATATATAAATACAGACAACCCAACCGATAAAGAACAAGCAATTACAGCGCATGTAAACTCTTTAAAACGACATATAACACATTTAAGTGAAAAGAATTATCAAGATATTTACCAAATAGATTCTCCTAATTTTGTATTGTTATTTATACCAATTGAGCCTGCTTTTGCTGTTGCTTTAAACAGTGATAACCAATTGTATAATAAAGCTTTTGAAAAAAATATTGTAATTGTAACTCCAACTACCCTATTAGCTACTTTACGTACAATTGATAGTATGTGGAATAATGAAAAACAGCAACGTAATGCTATTGAAATTGCACTACAAGCCGGGCGTTTATTCGATCAATTTGTTAATTTAACAAATGATTTAATTAAAGTTGGCACCCAATTAAAAACAGTCCAAGGGAGTTATGACACTACAATGAAAAAATTAA
- the gcvT gene encoding glycine cleavage system aminomethyltransferase GcvT, with protein sequence MKNTALSHIHEQLGAKMVPFAGFNMPVQYEGINIEHETVRNAVGVFDVSHMGEFFLKGKNALALIQKVTSNDASKLVDGKIQYSCLPNNDGGIVDDLLVYRITEEEYMLVVNASNIEKDWNWISQHNDLGVEMINASDAYSLLAVQGPKTSEALQSLTDIELSSMEYYSFKIGEFAGFKDIIVSATGYTGSGGFEIYIKNKDAEAVWNAVFKAGAAVDIKPIGLAARDTLRLEMGFCLYGNDINDTTSPIEAGLGWITKFTKDFINSEALKKQKEEGVTKKLIAFEITGKGIPRHGYEIVDENGTVIGEVTSGTMSPSLKKGIGMGYVTKEYAKRDTEIFIQVRKKAIPAKIVRLPFYKA encoded by the coding sequence ATGAAAAATACTGCTTTATCTCATATCCACGAACAATTAGGTGCTAAAATGGTGCCTTTTGCCGGTTTTAATATGCCTGTACAATATGAAGGAATAAATATTGAACATGAAACTGTTAGAAATGCTGTAGGTGTTTTTGATGTTTCCCATATGGGTGAATTTTTTCTAAAAGGTAAAAATGCATTGGCTTTAATTCAAAAAGTTACTTCTAATGATGCTTCTAAACTTGTAGATGGTAAAATTCAATACAGTTGTTTACCAAATAACGATGGTGGAATTGTTGATGATTTATTAGTTTATAGAATTACTGAAGAAGAATATATGCTTGTAGTAAATGCTTCTAATATTGAAAAAGATTGGAACTGGATTTCTCAGCATAACGATTTAGGTGTAGAAATGATTAATGCTTCAGACGCATATTCGTTACTAGCTGTACAAGGTCCAAAAACTTCTGAAGCTTTACAATCGCTTACAGATATTGAGCTTTCTTCTATGGAATATTACAGTTTTAAAATTGGTGAATTTGCCGGTTTTAAAGATATTATTGTTTCTGCAACTGGTTATACAGGTTCTGGTGGATTCGAAATTTATATAAAAAATAAAGACGCCGAAGCCGTTTGGAATGCTGTATTTAAAGCAGGTGCTGCTGTAGATATAAAACCAATTGGTTTAGCTGCTCGCGATACTTTACGTTTAGAAATGGGATTCTGTTTATACGGAAATGATATTAACGATACCACTTCTCCTATTGAAGCAGGTTTAGGATGGATTACAAAATTTACGAAAGATTTTATTAATTCTGAAGCACTTAAAAAGCAAAAAGAAGAAGGTGTAACAAAAAAATTAATTGCTTTTGAAATTACAGGAAAAGGAATTCCTCGTCACGGTTACGAAATTGTTGATGAAAATGGAACTGTAATTGGAGAAGTAACTTCTGGTACTATGAGTCCTTCACTTAAAAAAGGTATTGGTATGGGCTATGTAACAAAAGAATATGCTAAAAGAGACACCGAAATTTTTATTCAAGTTCGTAAAAAAGCAATTCCTGCAAAAATTGTAAGGCTTCCATTTTACAAGGCCTAA
- a CDS encoding TIGR02757 family protein, translating to MTNKELKEFLDIKVVEYNNPTFIESDPIQIPHQFSIKEDIEISGFLTATIAWGNRKMIIKNAIKMMDLLGNSPYDFVMNHKPHHLDNFNGFVHRTFNSLDAVYFINALQHIYKNYYGLEGVFSNYSTKTTTQPAIHKLKELFFEIPHLERTKKHISDPLKGSAAKRINMFLRWMVRNDAAGVDFGIWKTISPAILSCPLDVHSGNVARKLGLLTRKQNDAKALVELDTALRKMDKIDPVKYDFALFGLGVFEKF from the coding sequence TTGACAAATAAAGAACTTAAAGAATTTTTAGACATAAAGGTAGTTGAATATAACAATCCTACATTTATTGAAAGTGACCCAATTCAAATTCCGCATCAATTTTCAATAAAAGAAGATATAGAAATTTCAGGGTTTTTAACTGCAACTATTGCGTGGGGAAATAGAAAAATGATTATTAAGAATGCTATTAAAATGATGGATTTATTGGGTAATTCTCCTTATGATTTTGTTATGAATCATAAACCACATCATTTAGATAATTTTAATGGCTTTGTACATAGAACTTTTAATAGTTTAGATGCTGTTTATTTTATAAATGCATTACAACATATTTATAAAAATTATTATGGTTTAGAAGGTGTATTTTCAAACTATTCTACAAAAACAACTACACAACCTGCTATTCACAAGTTAAAAGAGTTATTTTTTGAAATTCCGCATTTAGAACGTACTAAAAAACATATTTCTGATCCATTAAAAGGTTCAGCAGCCAAACGTATTAATATGTTTTTACGCTGGATGGTTAGAAATGATGCTGCAGGTGTTGATTTTGGAATTTGGAAGACAATTTCTCCAGCAATTTTATCTTGTCCTTTAGATGTGCATTCTGGAAATGTAGCTAGAAAATTAGGTTTACTAACAAGAAAACAAAATGATGCGAAAGCATTAGTAGAATTAGATACTGCACTAAGAAAAATGGATAAAATAGATCCTGTTAAATACGATTTTGCGCTATTTGGCTTAGGTGTTTTTGAAAAATTTTAA
- a CDS encoding aminopeptidase P N-terminal domain-containing protein, with the protein MILKKIAFISIFIVFFTNYAQNPFLPVDYLTKDFHKDRREALRAKMPANSVAVFFANPIRNRANDVDYVYHQNPNFYYLTGYKEPHAMVLIFKENQEVEGRLFNEVLFVQARDESAEMWTGKRLGVIGAQDQLGFRVAFKGGDFKNNKIDFLKFNNIFFEEFKNDVRDTKSNADLYDLIEVFKEKISFNLMNLEDISEDKIREQTLKKLDTEFLKGTMASLREIKTKEELVLLKKAVEISAIGQIEIMKAMHPDMSETEAQGIHEFVYKKYGAEYEGYPSIVGSGNNGCILHYTDNNKTLIGENSLILMDLGAEYHGYTADVTRTIPANGKFSKEQKLIYDLVYEAQEAGIAAYKIGTKMSKPHAIAKKIINKGLAELGIISSEKAYHTYFPHGSMHHIGLDVHDPGTYKKFEENMVVTMEPGIYISIGSDCDEKWWGIGIRIEDDILITKNGPVNLSKRAPRTSEEVEALMELPSVLEKFVLPKLE; encoded by the coding sequence ATGATTTTAAAAAAAATAGCATTTATCAGCATTTTTATTGTTTTTTTTACAAATTATGCACAAAATCCATTTTTACCGGTTGATTATTTAACTAAAGATTTTCATAAAGATAGAAGGGAAGCTTTACGTGCTAAAATGCCTGCTAATAGTGTTGCTGTTTTTTTTGCAAACCCAATTAGAAATAGAGCAAATGATGTAGATTATGTATACCATCAAAATCCAAATTTTTATTATCTAACGGGTTATAAAGAACCCCATGCAATGGTTTTAATATTTAAAGAAAACCAAGAAGTTGAAGGTCGGTTATTTAATGAAGTTTTATTTGTACAAGCGCGTGATGAAAGTGCTGAAATGTGGACAGGAAAACGTTTAGGTGTTATTGGAGCTCAAGATCAACTAGGATTTAGAGTTGCATTTAAAGGTGGTGATTTTAAAAATAATAAAATAGATTTTTTAAAATTTAATAACATATTTTTTGAGGAATTTAAAAACGATGTAAGAGATACAAAAAGTAATGCCGATTTATATGATTTAATTGAGGTGTTTAAAGAAAAAATATCTTTTAATTTAATGAATTTAGAAGATATTTCGGAGGATAAAATTAGAGAGCAAACTTTAAAAAAATTAGATACAGAGTTTTTAAAAGGTACAATGGCATCTTTGCGTGAGATTAAAACTAAAGAAGAATTAGTTTTATTAAAAAAAGCTGTTGAAATTTCAGCAATTGGACAAATTGAAATAATGAAAGCAATGCACCCAGATATGTCTGAAACAGAAGCGCAAGGTATACACGAATTTGTATATAAAAAATATGGTGCAGAATACGAAGGATATCCTTCAATTGTGGGATCTGGAAATAATGGTTGTATTTTACATTATACAGATAATAATAAAACATTAATTGGCGAAAACAGTTTAATTTTAATGGATTTAGGCGCAGAATACCACGGATATACAGCAGATGTAACAAGAACAATTCCGGCAAATGGAAAGTTTTCTAAGGAACAAAAACTGATTTACGATTTGGTTTATGAAGCTCAAGAAGCAGGAATTGCAGCTTATAAAATTGGAACAAAAATGAGTAAACCACACGCTATTGCTAAAAAAATAATAAATAAAGGCCTTGCCGAATTAGGAATTATTTCTTCAGAAAAAGCATATCATACTTATTTTCCACACGGATCTATGCATCATATTGGTTTAGACGTACACGACCCAGGTACTTATAAAAAGTTTGAAGAAAATATGGTAGTAACAATGGAACCAGGTATTTATATTTCAATTGGAAGTGATTGTGATGAAAAATGGTGGGGTATAGGTATTCGTATAGAAGATGATATTTTAATTACAAAAAATGGTCCAGTAAATTTATCTAAAAGAGCTCCTAGAACTTCTGAAGAAGTTGAAGCATTAATGGAACTTCCAAGTGTTTTAGAAAAATTTGTATTACCTAAATTAGAGTAA
- a CDS encoding 1-acyl-sn-glycerol-3-phosphate acyltransferase, protein MKTISKFIFHKLFGWKTVGAFPTDIKKYIIIGAPHTHWQDFMLGLAMKLTQKLPVNFIGKASLFKPPFGFIFRKLGGIPIDRSKSTNKVEAIINIFNKREQFIFALSPEGTRKRVDTWKTGFYHIAKGANVPIVMMTFDFENKQVKISKPYYLTDDKEKDMNFIYDFYRGVKGKIPEYFNL, encoded by the coding sequence ATGAAAACAATCTCTAAATTTATTTTTCACAAACTATTTGGTTGGAAAACAGTAGGAGCTTTTCCTACGGATATTAAAAAATATATAATAATAGGAGCTCCACACACACATTGGCAAGATTTTATGCTGGGTTTAGCAATGAAACTTACGCAAAAACTTCCTGTTAATTTTATAGGTAAAGCTTCTTTATTTAAACCTCCTTTTGGATTTATTTTTAGAAAGTTAGGAGGAATTCCTATTGATAGAAGTAAAAGTACTAATAAAGTAGAAGCGATAATAAATATTTTTAATAAAAGAGAGCAATTTATATTTGCATTATCTCCTGAAGGAACTAGAAAACGTGTAGATACTTGGAAAACTGGTTTTTATCATATTGCAAAAGGGGCTAATGTGCCAATTGTTATGATGACTTTTGATTTTGAAAACAAACAAGTTAAAATATCTAAACCTTATTATTTAACTGATGATAAAGAAAAAGATATGAATTTTATTTATGACTTTTATAGAGGTGTAAAAGGAAAAATTCCTGAATATTTTAATTTGTAA
- a CDS encoding sulfurtransferase produces the protein MITNLVSAKWLYKNLNNPDLIILDASQKNNISGIKSKFEDLRITNARFFDIKNSFSDKNAPFPNTLPNAKQFEQECRNLGINKTSKIVVYDNLGVYTSPRVWWLFKTMGHNNIAVLNGGLPAWNNEGFELEPFKKDTYSLGNFEAVLHLELVKDINEIKTNLSTKQAIVLDARSEGRFNGTAPDPRPNLKSGHIPYSINLPYSTVLKDGKFKSETALKSIFNNLKIDDNPLIFSCGSGITACIIMLASELVLKNKKAVYDGSWTEWASTKNTPIDTLN, from the coding sequence ATGATAACCAATTTAGTATCTGCAAAATGGCTTTATAAAAATTTAAACAATCCTGATTTAATTATTTTAGATGCGAGTCAGAAAAATAATATTTCTGGGATAAAATCTAAATTTGAAGATTTACGAATTACAAATGCACGCTTTTTTGATATAAAAAATTCTTTTAGCGATAAAAATGCGCCATTTCCTAATACATTACCTAATGCAAAACAATTTGAACAAGAATGTCGTAATTTAGGTATTAATAAAACCAGTAAAATTGTGGTTTATGACAATTTAGGTGTTTATACAAGCCCAAGAGTTTGGTGGCTATTTAAAACTATGGGACATAATAATATTGCTGTTTTAAATGGTGGTTTACCCGCTTGGAATAATGAGGGTTTTGAATTAGAACCTTTTAAAAAAGACACCTATAGTTTAGGTAATTTTGAAGCTGTTTTACATCTGGAACTGGTGAAGGATATAAATGAAATTAAAACAAATTTATCAACTAAACAAGCAATAGTTTTAGATGCTAGATCTGAAGGTAGATTTAATGGAACTGCTCCAGACCCAAGACCTAATTTAAAAAGTGGTCATATACCATATTCTATAAATTTGCCTTATAGCACTGTTCTTAAAGATGGTAAATTCAAATCTGAAACTGCTCTTAAATCCATTTTTAACAATTTAAAAATTGATGATAATCCTTTAATTTTTTCTTGTGGTTCTGGAATTACAGCTTGTATAATTATGTTAGCTAGTGAGCTTGTTCTAAAAAATAAAAAAGCTGTTTATGATGGTTCTTGGACTGAATGGGCTTCAACAAAAAACACTCCAATAGATACTTTAAATTAA
- a CDS encoding MFS transporter, producing MNLKVKQRVALSTYFFLTGLCFATWASRIPTIKTFFNFNEAELGTILLAMPISSMIGLPISGWIISKFNSRKPIIISFLFFSFSLILIGYATTPFVLIVAICIFSFAMRILNIAMNTQSITLQKQFKKKIVSSFHGLWSTGGLIGVGFSTLMVKLDISITNHLLVISLCSLICALIAFLYLIKGDKSISGNKLILGKPDPFILYLGLLVFLAALCEGGMFDWSGVYFKEVINEAIFTYGYLSFMTCMALSRFFSDKLMDAIGMQKTYILSAVLIALGVSTAIFFPTFWPALFGFCLVGIGTAPIFPMTFILAGTSNKYSPGMAISIISTYAIVGMLIGPPLIGYLAHAFGLKSAFFIFIFAGLSFIPISKLLFIYKSKMS from the coding sequence ATGAATTTAAAAGTAAAGCAACGCGTAGCATTAAGTACTTATTTTTTTTTAACAGGGTTATGCTTTGCTACTTGGGCATCTAGAATACCTACAATTAAAACCTTTTTTAATTTTAATGAAGCCGAACTTGGAACCATATTGTTGGCTATGCCAATAAGTTCTATGATTGGACTTCCAATTTCTGGATGGATTATTTCAAAATTTAACAGTAGAAAACCTATTATAATTTCATTTTTATTCTTCTCTTTTTCTTTAATTTTAATTGGTTATGCTACAACTCCCTTTGTGTTAATTGTTGCTATATGCATTTTTTCTTTTGCAATGAGAATTTTAAATATTGCAATGAATACACAATCAATAACACTTCAAAAACAATTTAAAAAGAAAATTGTAAGTTCATTTCATGGACTTTGGAGTACTGGTGGTTTAATTGGTGTTGGATTTTCTACACTTATGGTAAAATTAGATATTTCTATTACAAACCATTTATTAGTTATATCCTTATGCTCCTTAATTTGCGCTTTAATTGCGTTTTTATACCTAATTAAAGGAGATAAATCAATCTCTGGAAATAAATTAATTTTAGGAAAACCCGATCCATTTATTCTATATTTAGGTTTATTAGTATTTTTAGCTGCATTGTGTGAAGGCGGTATGTTCGATTGGAGCGGTGTTTATTTTAAAGAAGTTATTAATGAAGCTATTTTTACTTATGGATACCTTTCATTTATGACTTGCATGGCTTTATCACGATTTTTTTCAGATAAATTAATGGATGCTATTGGAATGCAAAAAACATATATTTTAAGTGCCGTTTTAATTGCTTTGGGTGTTTCAACTGCAATATTTTTCCCTACTTTTTGGCCAGCTCTTTTTGGATTTTGTTTAGTAGGTATTGGTACTGCTCCTATTTTTCCTATGACATTTATTTTAGCTGGAACTTCAAACAAATATTCTCCTGGTATGGCAATATCTATTATTAGTACTTATGCTATTGTTGGTATGTTAATTGGACCTCCTTTAATTGGTTATTTAGCACATGCTTTTGGATTAAAATCGGCTTTCTTTATTTTTATATTTGCAGGACTTTCTTTTATTCCTATTTCAAAATTATTATTTATCTATAAAAGCAAAATGAGTTAA